The Gammaproteobacteria bacterium genome includes the window GGCTCGTTCCTTTTGTTGCTTCTGAATAAGGTGGGCGCTCCAGTGCATCAGCACGCCGGAGAGCAGCCAGTCGTTGTGTTGTTCGTTGGCCTGTTGGGCTGCTTGTGCAAACGTACCGTCCGCTGTTGAGCCGTGTTGTTGGCTCTGTGCGATGGCTTGAATCAGTAGGTTGGGAGTGGTGTTGCTGTCACAGAGCGGAGCTGCCTGCGTGGTTAGGTGTTTTTTTAGATTATTGAGGTGCTGGTGCAGCGGTGAACTTTCTGCCGCTTGGCAGAGGCCGATGGCTTGGCGCAGAGCAGGAATGGCGAGATCTTCCCGTCCCTGAGCCAGATGGGCGTTGGCGTGCCAGAGTTGCAGCAGTGGTGCGCAGAGGCTGTTTTGCAGCACCGTTGGATCAATGAGGCGTTTGTTTTGCTGTAAAAACTGTTCAAATAGGGGGTAAGACGCGGTGTGGCTGAGATAAAAGGCGATGGTGGTGAAAATCAGGGCGCGTTCCAAGGCGCTGCCTTGCTGCTGAGCCAAAGCGAGATGCAGTTGTTCCAGATCCCGTTTGGCCAACTCCAGCTGACCCTTGAGCATCTGCTCCAGCAGGCGGCAGAGGTGCAGGTGCAGCTCCAGTTCATGCAGTTTGTGGCTGTGGCTGAGCTGAATCAGTCGATCCAGTTCATAGACGCTCGCGTGTGTGGGCTGTATCAGGGTTTGAGCAAGGGTGAGCAGAGAGGCGCTGTAGATTTGGTCATACGGGCTGAGTTCTGATTCGATCTGTTTGAAGAGCTGTTCCGTTGTAGGCAAAAGCGTGTGCAGCTGCTGTTGGTCGCCATCAATGCAGAGGTGAAAATAGAGCTGTTGTACCCGCGCGAGTAACTCTCCTTGTGGGTTGTGCTGCTGTTGGAAGAGCCGCATGGCGTGTTGCAAACTGTGCAGTGCGAGTGGGGGATTGTTGGCGCTGAGTTCGGCTCCCATCAGCAGGGCGAGCCAAGGGCCTGATTGGCTGTGCTCTTCTAATTGCTGGTGCAGGGTTTGGCGAACCTCTTGGTTTTGACTCAGGTTGAGTATGCGCGCGCCTTTTTTGGCTAGCAGAGGTTCGATGATTTCGGTGGCGTGGGCCTTGAGGTAGTAGAGCAGCGCCTGCTGTAGGTCGTTGTGTTGTTGCCAGTAGTACGCCACTTTTTGATGGATTCTGGCGAGGTTTTTTTGCCCCAGCTTTTGGCTGGCTTGCTGGCGTAAAAAGCTGCGCCACAGCGGCATCAATTGGTGTTGGTCTTGGCCGAGCAGCGGTGGGGCGATAAAAATATGTTGGTTAAGCAGCCTCTGGAGTTTTTCGGCTGCCTGGTCGTCGTCGCTGATGGTGCTGGCCAGCTCGGGGGTGACCTGATCTAAAAAGGAAATTTTGAGGGCAAATTCTTGTAGGTCGCTGGAGATGTGCTGATTGAAGGTGTTTTGGAAGGTGTCATAAAAAGAGTGGCTCTGATCCAGTTGTTGGATTAGCTGCTTGAAACTCATCTCTTTCTCTTGCCGGTTTTGGGCGTAGGTTTCAATGCCTTGTGGCCAGCCTTGGGTGTGTTGGTAGATGAGTTGGTTCTCTTCATCGGAGAGGTAGATCTCAAAGTGTTGCGCGTAGAGCTGTTTAACTTCGTCGTGGTTGAAGGCGTGTTGTTGGTTGTTGATCACGAGCCAGTGAGCCGGTGGTCGGTGCTGTTTTAGCAGGCTGTGCAGTTGATGGCGAGATAAGAGAATCAGTTGTAGGTTGTCGGGGCGATGTTGCAATAGCTGTAACAGCAGAGCTTCGCTGTCGCTGCCGATCAGTTGGTAAAGGTCATCCAACAACAGATAAAAAGGTTCGCTCAGTTGTTGACCCAGATCGTGAAGCAGGTTTGCCAGTGCTTGTTCGGCACTGTGCTGTGGTTGTTGCTGGTGGTGAAAGTAGCTGAGCGCCTGTTGCAGGTGGCTGAGCAGATGCTGGATAAAGTGGGTTGGTTCTCGGTCGGTGGGGGTCAAGGTTTGCCAGATGTGGTTTTGATGTTGCAGTTTTTGCTTGACAAATTGCTGCGCGAGAACGGTTTTTCCTTGTCCTGTTTGGCCTTGCAGAACGATGATCGAGTATTTTTGATACTGGCGACCGAGGTGTTCCAGCAGCCGTTTGCGTGCCAGATACTTTTTTTCTGAGTGCTCAATGGATAAGCAGAGTTCGGTTTTGAGTTTTTCGGAGGTTGGGGTTGAAAGGTCGCTCTGAATCATTGGCTTGTCCCTGTGGCTGATGCTGCGTGTTTAAGAGCGGTTCCGCAATATTTAGGCCGCGTCGGTTTTGGTTGCCCGAATGGGATCTTGCCGCCGGGCGCTTTGGACGGTAGACTCCGCCAGCAATGGATAAAGCTTGATGAAAACAGTCGGATATTGGGCTGTTTCACTAGGGAGCTGGTTTCGTAACCGTTTTTTTATTGATCGATATCGACTGGAGGTATCATGAATATTTTACAAACCCTTTGGGGTACATTTGCTGTTGGGGTCGTTTTGACCGTGGTTTTAACCTTTGTCATTAAAGCCATTGCGGGCTAAGGGGAAGTATTATGGAATTTAACGATTTAGCGATTTTCCGTTGGGTGCATTTCCTCTCTGGTATCACCTGGATTGGCCTGTTGTACTTCTTTAACTTCGTGCAAATGTCGGCAATGGCGGAAGCCTTGGCAGACAAAGACGGTCCTGACCCTAAGGCCATTGGTAAATACATCGCGCCTCGCGCTCTGTTGTGGTTCCGTTGGGCTGCGGTGGTGACGTGGTTGAGTGGTGTGGCGTACTTGAAAGGCGGCGTACCGGATGCGTTTACCTTCGGCATGATGATCGAAGGTGGCAGCATTTATTTCGCCACCATCGGCATGGGCGCCTGGTTGGGTACCATTATGTTGATCAATGTTTGGGCGATCATTTGGCCTAACCAGCAGAAAATTTTGGGCATGGTCGAAGCGACTGCCGATGAAATTGTCAAAGCGAAACGGGTGGCTATGCTGGCTTCTCGTACCAATGTGGCGTTGTCTATTCCTATGTTGTTGTTCATGGGTTCAGCGGCTCACGGCTTGCCTTTCTAAGGTAAAGCACTAAAAACAGGGTCTTTTGCCTCTGTTTTGTTAAAAAGGTGACGTTATACGGATAAAACAGACTGTTTTAACGGCCTTTGGCCACGTATACTCTTCCCCTTCTTGCGGCAGCCATCAGGCTGCCGTTTTTGGTTTAGCTAATTTTTAATTGATGGTGATGTATGAGCAACCCCGTATTAATGAACACCTACGCACAATTGCCTGTGACCTTTACTCGGGGTGAAGGCCCTTGGTTGTGGGACGAACAGGGACGACGTTATCTGGACGGCTTGTGTGGCATTGGGGTGACGGGTTTGGGTCACGCTCACCCTCGGGTGACACAGGCGATCTGCGATCAAGCAGGCCGTTTGCTGCACACTTCCAACCTGTACGGCATTGAGGTGCAGCAGCGGTTGGGCGAGCGTCTCTGTCAGTTGGCGGGTATGGAGCGGGTCTTTTTTGCTAACTCGGGTGCGGAGGCCAACGAGGCGCTGATCAAATTGGCGCGTCTGCACGGCCATCAACAGGGCATCGAGAACCCGGCGGTGATCGTGATGGAGAACAGCTTCCACGGTCGCACGTTGGCCACCTTGACCGCCACCGGCAACCGCAAGGTGCAGGCGGGATTTGAGCCGTTGGTGCAGGGGTTTATCCGTGCGCCGTACAACGATGTGGCGGCACTGCAAGCCATTGCTGAGAACAGCCAAAATGTGGTGGCGGTGCTGTTGGAGCCGATTCAGGGCGAAGGCGGCATTATCATTCCCGATGCCGATTATTTGGCCGAGGTGCGCGCCCTCTGTGATCAGCAAGGCTGGTTGATGATGTTGGATGAAGTGCAGACGGGGGTGGCGCGCAGCGGTGAGTGGTTTGCTTTCCAGCACAGCGATATTCTGCCCGACGCGATGGCGTTGGCCAAAGGTTTGGGTAACGGTGTGCCGATTGGGGCGTGTTTGGCTCGCGGTGCGGCAGCAGAGCTGATGCAGCCTGGGCATCACGGTTCAACGT containing:
- a CDS encoding urate hydroxylase PuuD, coding for MEFNDLAIFRWVHFLSGITWIGLLYFFNFVQMSAMAEALADKDGPDPKAIGKYIAPRALLWFRWAAVVTWLSGVAYLKGGVPDAFTFGMMIEGGSIYFATIGMGAWLGTIMLINVWAIIWPNQQKILGMVEATADEIVKAKRVAMLASRTNVALSIPMLLFMGSAAHGLPF
- a CDS encoding AAA family ATPase, whose amino-acid sequence is MIQSDLSTPTSEKLKTELCLSIEHSEKKYLARKRLLEHLGRQYQKYSIIVLQGQTGQGKTVLAQQFVKQKLQHQNHIWQTLTPTDREPTHFIQHLLSHLQQALSYFHHQQQPQHSAEQALANLLHDLGQQLSEPFYLLLDDLYQLIGSDSEALLLQLLQHRPDNLQLILLSRHQLHSLLKQHRPPAHWLVINNQQHAFNHDEVKQLYAQHFEIYLSDEENQLIYQHTQGWPQGIETYAQNRQEKEMSFKQLIQQLDQSHSFYDTFQNTFNQHISSDLQEFALKISFLDQVTPELASTISDDDQAAEKLQRLLNQHIFIAPPLLGQDQHQLMPLWRSFLRQQASQKLGQKNLARIHQKVAYYWQQHNDLQQALLYYLKAHATEIIEPLLAKKGARILNLSQNQEVRQTLHQQLEEHSQSGPWLALLMGAELSANNPPLALHSLQHAMRLFQQQHNPQGELLARVQQLYFHLCIDGDQQQLHTLLPTTEQLFKQIESELSPYDQIYSASLLTLAQTLIQPTHASVYELDRLIQLSHSHKLHELELHLHLCRLLEQMLKGQLELAKRDLEQLHLALAQQQGSALERALIFTTIAFYLSHTASYPLFEQFLQQNKRLIDPTVLQNSLCAPLLQLWHANAHLAQGREDLAIPALRQAIGLCQAAESSPLHQHLNNLKKHLTTQAAPLCDSNTTPNLLIQAIAQSQQHGSTADGTFAQAAQQANEQHNDWLLSGVLMHWSAHLIQKQQKERAAQTLHQLVPLKQSPSRSYLFMPEVARRVFCYAVTHKIETTFYRQRATQQVSMGFSDKGEAIPLLKIRSLGKLNLLFDEELPLRQSELTPKQQILLALLIASSELHLDQSTVLQALWPETSEGNSRHKLDVMLSRFRSLFNKSFQPQKANHYISLKHGVLSLHNVEVDIHHFSKAGELGLKLYKRGDHWQASLELQSAIQQWRGRFCPGIATLYSVSDLRENLLTHYHRYCIALADIHERCQRYEEASELLLPIFNANSGDESLVACTLPPIFQYETASQSGASAAQLP
- a CDS encoding aspartate aminotransferase family protein, with the protein product MSNPVLMNTYAQLPVTFTRGEGPWLWDEQGRRYLDGLCGIGVTGLGHAHPRVTQAICDQAGRLLHTSNLYGIEVQQRLGERLCQLAGMERVFFANSGAEANEALIKLARLHGHQQGIENPAVIVMENSFHGRTLATLTATGNRKVQAGFEPLVQGFIRAPYNDVAALQAIAENSQNVVAVLLEPIQGEGGIIIPDADYLAEVRALCDQQGWLMMLDEVQTGVARSGEWFAFQHSDILPDAMALAKGLGNGVPIGACLARGAAAELMQPGHHGSTFGGNPLVCRAALAVLDTIEEERLVARVAQMGETLFAAFSAELGELEGVLSIRCAGLMVGITLDRDCPQLVQQALEAGLLINVTAGSTVRLLPPFILSDDELNLLVEGVCSLIKTVLTEA